In Shinella sp. XGS7, a single genomic region encodes these proteins:
- a CDS encoding DNA-binding domain-containing protein, whose translation MNGAEDARQRELQRQQALLASLDSGRFSGFAPGQAPQALNVQQASPSLGLQAYRRNAQGLADRALAAAYPRLQAELGQADFAAMAWSFWRRQPPRSGDLGDWGQDLPAFLAAQPGMERELVALARLEWACHGAERAADVPADLPSLGRLAAQPERAWRARLAPGLQCVAPHQLVWRQGWRVREQDLADQPATLDFMRQLISQPTLAAALDACLARHPDFDFAAWLQQALGAGWLLGLEEAPQDAQPDTAPSHESTA comes from the coding sequence ATGAACGGCGCCGAAGACGCCCGCCAGCGTGAGCTGCAGCGCCAGCAGGCCCTGCTGGCGTCGCTGGACAGTGGGCGCTTCAGCGGCTTCGCGCCGGGGCAGGCACCCCAGGCCCTGAACGTTCAGCAAGCCTCGCCCTCCCTGGGGCTGCAAGCCTATCGGCGCAACGCCCAGGGCCTGGCGGACCGGGCGCTGGCGGCCGCCTATCCGCGCCTGCAGGCCGAGCTGGGCCAGGCGGACTTTGCCGCCATGGCCTGGAGCTTCTGGCGCCGGCAACCGCCGCGCAGCGGCGATCTGGGCGACTGGGGGCAGGACTTGCCCGCCTTCCTGGCCGCTCAGCCGGGCATGGAGCGGGAGCTGGTGGCGCTGGCCCGGCTGGAGTGGGCCTGCCATGGGGCCGAACGCGCGGCCGATGTGCCGGCCGATCTGCCCAGCCTGGGCCGGCTGGCGGCACAGCCCGAGCGGGCCTGGCGGGCCCGGCTGGCGCCGGGCCTGCAATGCGTGGCGCCGCATCAGCTGGTCTGGCGCCAGGGCTGGCGGGTGCGCGAGCAGGACCTGGCGGACCAGCCCGCCACACTGGACTTCATGCGCCAGCTCATCAGCCAGCCCACGCTGGCGGCGGCCCTGGACGCCTGCCTGGCCCGGCATCCCGATTTCGACTTTGCGGCCTGGCTGCAGCAGGCCCTCGGCGCGGGCTGGCTGCTGGGGCTGGAGGAGGCCCCGCAGGACGCGCAGCCCGACACAGCGCCCTCACACGAAAGCACGGCATGA
- a CDS encoding DUF692 domain-containing protein, which produces MHASPASARPPQAGIGWRQPHYAALMAQQPTLGFIEVHSENFFAEGGAALQVLEAGRARYAVSLHGVGLSLGSASGLDARHLERLARLVERIEPVRVSDHASFARVGPRHGQDLLPIAFTEASLELMVSHVQQVQERLRRPLLVENLSAYLAWEDDALAEPEFFNALVARSGCQLLLDVNNLLVNALNRGLAPEAARRDACAWIDALRPGSVGEIHLAGHSQQDGLVVDDHASAVPAGVWAVYRHALRRLGPQPTLIERDQDIPSLDALLLEAAEAEAIAAQELGA; this is translated from the coding sequence ATGCATGCAAGCCCCGCTTCCGCGCGGCCGCCACAGGCCGGCATAGGCTGGCGTCAGCCGCACTATGCCGCGCTGATGGCGCAGCAGCCGACCCTCGGCTTCATCGAGGTGCACTCGGAGAACTTCTTTGCCGAGGGGGGCGCGGCCCTGCAGGTGCTGGAGGCGGGCCGGGCCCGCTATGCGGTGAGCCTGCACGGCGTGGGGCTCTCCCTGGGCTCGGCCAGCGGTCTGGATGCCCGGCATCTGGAGCGTCTGGCTCGCCTGGTGGAGCGCATCGAGCCGGTCCGGGTCTCGGACCATGCGAGCTTCGCCCGCGTGGGGCCGCGTCATGGGCAGGACTTGCTGCCCATCGCCTTCACCGAGGCCAGCCTGGAGCTGATGGTGAGCCATGTGCAGCAGGTGCAGGAGCGGCTGCGCCGGCCCCTGCTGGTGGAGAACCTCAGCGCCTATCTGGCCTGGGAAGACGATGCCCTGGCCGAGCCCGAGTTCTTCAACGCCCTGGTGGCACGCAGCGGCTGCCAGCTGCTGCTGGATGTGAACAATCTGCTGGTCAATGCGCTCAACCGCGGTCTGGCACCCGAGGCCGCGCGGCGCGACGCCTGCGCCTGGATCGATGCCCTGCGGCCCGGCAGCGTGGGCGAGATCCATCTGGCCGGCCACAGCCAGCAGGACGGTCTGGTGGTGGACGATCACGCCAGCGCCGTGCCGGCGGGGGTGTGGGCCGTCTACCGCCATGCCCTGCGGCGCCTGGGCCCGCAGCCCACGCTGATCGAGCGGGATCAGGACATTCCGTCCCTGGATGCGCTGCTGCTGGAGGCTGCCGAGGCCGAGGCCATCGCGGCGCAGGAGCTGGGCGCATGA